A genomic segment from Halomonas sp. GD1P12 encodes:
- a CDS encoding YheU family protein gives MSRFIEVPARMLPPETLNALLEAFVTRQGYDTTDTSGEGMHGWVVELKRQLERGELLIAHDLELEYTEVMTLEQWRAFGRDLADDEEEGDY, from the coding sequence ATGAGCCGATTCATCGAAGTGCCGGCGCGCATGCTGCCGCCGGAAACCCTGAACGCTCTGCTCGAGGCGTTCGTGACCCGACAGGGCTACGACACCACCGACACCAGCGGTGAGGGCATGCACGGCTGGGTAGTCGAGCTCAAGCGCCAGCTCGAGCGCGGCGAGCTGCTCATCGCCCACGATCTGGAGCTCGAGTACACCGAAGTGATGACGCTCGAGCAGTGGCGCGCCTTTGGCCGCGATCTCGCCGACGACGAGGAGGAGGGCGACTACTAG
- the ligA gene encoding NAD-dependent DNA ligase LigA → MSQPSIEVLEELASLRAELDDANHRYYVLDEPALTDADYDRKLQALKEIEAKHPELVTPESPTQRVGAAPAEGFPAVAHATPMLSLDNAFDRDDIFAFAERVAERLECDASEIEFSCEPKLDGAAVSLVYEQGVLTHGATRGDGRTGEGITSNLRTLRSIPLSLRGDPAPALLEVRGEVIMRHEGFEALNERAREEEGRVFANPRNAAAGSLRQLDPRITAKRPLEFHAYQVARLDPDAGDNSHSALMARLKTLGFRSSSELETLTGPDAVARYCDALGEKRLKLGYDIDGVVIKVNDLRAQRELGFVARAPRWAVAFKFPAQEEVTTLNDVEFQVGRTGAITPVARLAPVSVAGVTVSNATLHNADEIERLGVMIGDTVAIRRAGDVIPQVVRVDPDKRPKAARVIEFPTACPVCGSDIERVEGEAVARCTGGLFCPAQRKEALKHFASRKALDVDGLGEKIIDQLVERDWVKTPADLFGLTAEGLAELPRMGAKSSQNLVAALESAKNTTFARFVYALGIREVGEATAVNLASHFGTLEALMAADQAALEAVNDVGPIVAAHVHLFFQQPHNRETIEALIASGLTWEEAEVTRGPTPLEGQTWVLTGSLETMTRDEGKARLQALGAKVAGSVSKKTTCVVAGEAAGSKLAKAEELGVEVLDEAAFTQQLKQWEQAE, encoded by the coding sequence ATGAGTCAGCCCTCTATTGAGGTGCTCGAAGAGCTCGCCTCGCTTCGCGCCGAGCTCGACGACGCCAACCACCGCTACTACGTGCTCGACGAGCCCGCGCTGACCGACGCCGACTACGACCGCAAGCTGCAGGCGCTGAAAGAGATCGAGGCGAAGCATCCGGAGCTCGTTACGCCGGAATCGCCTACCCAGCGGGTAGGCGCGGCGCCAGCGGAAGGTTTTCCCGCGGTGGCCCACGCTACCCCGATGCTGTCACTGGACAACGCCTTCGATCGCGACGACATCTTCGCCTTTGCCGAGCGCGTGGCCGAGCGCCTGGAGTGTGACGCAAGCGAGATCGAGTTCAGCTGCGAGCCCAAGCTCGACGGCGCGGCGGTGTCGCTGGTGTACGAGCAGGGCGTGCTGACCCACGGCGCGACCCGCGGCGACGGGCGCACTGGCGAAGGCATCACCTCGAATCTGCGCACGCTGCGCTCGATTCCGCTCAGCCTTCGGGGCGACCCGGCCCCGGCGCTGCTGGAAGTGCGCGGCGAGGTCATCATGCGCCATGAAGGTTTCGAGGCGCTCAACGAGCGCGCTCGGGAAGAGGAGGGCCGGGTGTTCGCCAATCCGCGCAACGCCGCCGCCGGCAGCCTGCGCCAGCTCGACCCACGCATCACCGCCAAGCGCCCGCTGGAGTTTCACGCCTACCAGGTCGCCAGGCTCGACCCGGATGCCGGCGACAACAGCCACAGCGCACTGATGGCCAGACTCAAGACGCTCGGCTTTCGCTCGAGCAGCGAGCTTGAAACGCTCACCGGCCCCGACGCGGTGGCCCGCTACTGCGACGCGCTGGGCGAGAAGCGTTTGAAGCTGGGCTATGACATCGACGGCGTGGTGATCAAGGTCAATGATCTGCGCGCCCAGCGCGAGCTCGGGTTCGTGGCCCGCGCGCCGCGCTGGGCAGTGGCGTTCAAGTTCCCCGCCCAGGAGGAGGTCACCACGCTCAACGACGTGGAGTTTCAGGTGGGGCGTACCGGCGCCATCACCCCGGTGGCCAGGCTTGCGCCGGTGAGCGTGGCCGGCGTCACCGTCTCCAACGCCACGCTCCATAACGCCGATGAGATCGAACGGCTTGGCGTGATGATCGGCGACACCGTGGCGATTCGCCGGGCCGGCGACGTCATTCCCCAGGTCGTGCGCGTCGACCCCGACAAACGCCCGAAGGCCGCCCGCGTAATCGAGTTTCCTACCGCCTGCCCGGTGTGCGGCTCGGACATCGAACGCGTCGAGGGCGAGGCAGTGGCGCGCTGTACCGGCGGGCTATTCTGCCCCGCCCAGCGCAAGGAGGCGCTCAAGCACTTCGCCAGCCGCAAGGCGCTGGATGTGGACGGGCTGGGCGAAAAGATCATCGACCAACTCGTCGAGCGCGACTGGGTCAAGACACCGGCGGATCTGTTCGGTCTCACCGCCGAGGGGCTGGCCGAACTTCCGCGCATGGGCGCGAAATCGTCGCAGAACCTGGTCGCGGCGCTCGAAAGTGCCAAAAACACCACCTTCGCACGCTTCGTCTATGCCCTCGGCATTCGCGAAGTGGGCGAGGCGACCGCGGTGAATCTGGCGAGCCACTTCGGCACGCTCGAGGCGCTGATGGCCGCCGATCAGGCCGCGCTCGAAGCGGTCAACGACGTCGGTCCGATCGTCGCCGCCCACGTGCATCTGTTTTTCCAGCAGCCGCACAACCGGGAAACCATCGAGGCGCTGATCGCCTCCGGCCTCACGTGGGAGGAGGCGGAAGTCACGCGCGGCCCAACGCCGCTGGAGGGCCAGACCTGGGTGCTCACCGGAAGCCTTGAGACCATGACGCGCGACGAGGGCAAGGCGCGCCTGCAGGCGCTGGGGGCGAAGGTCGCCGGCAGCGTTTCGAAAAAGACCACCTGCGTGGTCGCCGGCGAAGCGGCGGGCAGCAAGCTGGCCAAGGCCGAGGAGCTCGGGGTCGAGGTGCTGGACGAGGCCGCCTTTACGCAACAACTCAAGCAGTGGGAGCAGGCCGAATGA